Proteins from a single region of Carassius gibelio isolate Cgi1373 ecotype wild population from Czech Republic chromosome B15, carGib1.2-hapl.c, whole genome shotgun sequence:
- the LOC127972159 gene encoding platelet-activating factor acetylhydrolase IB subunit alpha2: protein MNPAAQPLPVQDVQGDARWISQHERFVQECKDAEPEVLFIGDSMVQLMQQHEVWKDLFSPLHALNFGLAGDTTCNVLWRIQNGELQNIQPKVVVLWVGTNNHQHTAEQVSGGVMAITQILISQLPRAKIIVLGLLPRGEHQNPLREKNAAVNELLRSSVSQLGPVQFLDVSAEFVQSDGSISKHDMFDFLHLTAAGYQTLSKPLYDLLLQTLEETTAAL from the exons atgaACCCTGCCGCTCAGCCGCTCCCGGTGCAGGATGTCCAGGGTGATGCGCGCTGGATCTCACAG catgAGCGCTTTGTGCAGGAGTGTAAGGACGCAGAACCAGAAGTGCTGTTTATCGGAGACTCCATGGTTCAGCTGATGCAGCAACACGAG GTCTGGAAGGATCTCTTCTCTCCGCTGCACGCGCTTAACTTCGGTCTGGCCGGAGACACGACCTGCAACGTTCTCTGGAGGATCCAGAACGGAGAGCTGCAGAACATCCAGCCGAAG GTGGTGGTTCTGTGGGTCGGCACCAATAATCACCAGCACACAGCGGAGCAGGTGTCAGGAGGAGTGATGGCCATCACACAGATCCTCATCTCACAGCTCCCTCGAGCCAAGATCATCGTGCtg GGTCTTCTTCCTCGTGGAGAGCATCAGAACCCACTGCGAGAGAAGAATGCGGCGGTGAATGAGTTATTGCGCTCGTCGGTTTCGCAGCTCGGTCCGGTTCAGTTTCTGGACGTCAGCGCCGAGTTCGTCCAATCAGACGGAAGCATCTCAAAACATGACATGTTTGACTTCCTGCATCTGACGGCGGCTGGGTATCAAACCCTCAGCAAACCTCTCTACGACCTTCTGCTGCAGACACTGGAGGAAACCACAGCTGCTCTCTAA